A region from the Stutzerimonas stutzeri genome encodes:
- a CDS encoding SDR family oxidoreductase, translated as MQLKDKVIIITGGGQGLGRAMGEYLAGKGARLALVDLNQDRLNEAVAACENAGGEARAYLCNVANEEQVSHMVAQVSEDFGALDGLVNNAGILRDGLTIKVKDGELSKMSLAQWQAVIDVNLTGVFLCTREVAAKMIELKRQGAIVNISSISRAGNMGQANYSAAKAGVAADTVVWAKELARYGIRVAGVAPGFIETEMVASMKPEALEKMTAGIPLKRLGKPMEIAHSVAYIFENDYFTGRVLELDGGLRL; from the coding sequence ATGCAGCTAAAAGACAAGGTCATCATCATCACCGGTGGTGGTCAGGGCCTCGGCCGGGCAATGGGCGAATACCTCGCCGGCAAAGGCGCCCGCCTGGCCCTGGTCGATCTCAACCAGGATCGCCTGAACGAGGCGGTAGCCGCCTGCGAAAACGCCGGAGGCGAAGCCCGCGCCTATCTGTGCAACGTCGCCAACGAAGAGCAGGTCAGCCACATGGTCGCCCAGGTGAGCGAGGATTTCGGGGCGTTGGATGGCCTGGTCAACAACGCCGGTATCCTGCGCGACGGCCTGACCATCAAGGTCAAGGATGGCGAGCTGTCGAAGATGAGCCTGGCCCAGTGGCAGGCGGTGATCGACGTCAACCTGACCGGCGTATTCCTCTGCACTCGTGAAGTCGCGGCGAAAATGATCGAGCTCAAGCGCCAGGGCGCAATCGTCAATATCTCTTCGATCTCGCGTGCCGGCAACATGGGCCAGGCGAACTATTCGGCCGCCAAGGCCGGTGTCGCGGCGGATACGGTGGTCTGGGCCAAGGAGCTTGCACGCTATGGCATCCGCGTCGCGGGCGTCGCCCCCGGATTCATCGAAACCGAGATGGTCGCCAGCATGAAACCCGAGGCGCTGGAAAAGATGACCGCCGGCATTCCGCTCAAGCGTCTGGGCAAACCGATGGAGATCGCTCATTCGGTGGCCTACATCTTCGAAAACGACTATTTCACCGGGCGCGTACTCGAGCTGGACGGCGGCCTACGGTTGTAA
- a CDS encoding HugZ family protein, whose amino-acid sequence MSAEAAKHARQLLLKEYRAVLSTHSKSMPGFPFGSTVPYCLSEEGWPLILISRIAQHTKNLQADPRCSLLVAERGAEDVQAKGRLTMLAEARMLAEPGQVEAAAARYYRYFPESRDYHRVHDFDFWILQPVRWRYIGGFGAIHWLEDVALANPFAAAEGGESAMLDHMNSDHAAAIAHYVDSAGLPSEPEASLVGIDSEGFHLRIGQAIYWLAFPAVCANPGAVRQALVAMARR is encoded by the coding sequence GTGAGCGCTGAAGCCGCCAAGCATGCCCGACAACTCCTACTCAAGGAATACCGCGCCGTACTCTCGACTCACTCGAAGAGCATGCCCGGATTTCCTTTCGGCTCGACGGTGCCTTATTGCCTGAGCGAGGAGGGCTGGCCGCTGATTCTCATCAGCCGAATCGCTCAGCACACGAAAAATCTCCAGGCCGATCCGCGATGCTCGCTGCTGGTTGCCGAGCGCGGCGCCGAAGACGTCCAGGCCAAGGGGCGGCTGACCATGCTGGCGGAGGCGCGAATGCTCGCCGAGCCCGGCCAGGTCGAGGCGGCGGCAGCGCGGTACTACCGCTATTTCCCGGAGTCCCGTGATTACCATCGGGTACACGATTTCGACTTCTGGATATTGCAGCCGGTGCGTTGGCGCTATATCGGAGGCTTCGGCGCGATCCACTGGCTGGAAGACGTCGCGCTGGCCAATCCATTCGCCGCAGCCGAGGGCGGCGAAAGCGCGATGCTCGACCACATGAACAGCGATCACGCCGCGGCGATTGCCCATTACGTCGACAGTGCAGGGCTGCCTTCCGAACCTGAGGCCAGCCTGGTCGGGATCGACAGCGAGGGTTTCCACTTGCGCATAGGCCAGGCCATCTACTGGCTGGCGTTTCCAGCGGTCTGCGCCAACCCGGGCGCAGTGCGGCAGGCGCTGGTGGCGATGGCGCGGCGCTGA
- a CDS encoding FxsA family protein gives MRIFLLLFLLFPLAELALLIKVGSSIGVLPTILLLIISGMAGILLLRLAGFATAWRARERLARGELPEREMLQGLMMAIAGGLLFLPGFLSDIVALLVLFPPTRRLFLNFLGRRVEAQAQRRRAFADDLRQQQERHAGSQRPNVIEGEWERRDK, from the coding sequence ATGCGAATTTTCTTACTGCTGTTCCTCCTGTTTCCGCTGGCCGAGCTGGCATTGCTGATCAAGGTCGGCAGCTCGATCGGGGTATTGCCGACCATCCTCCTGCTGATCATCAGCGGCATGGCTGGCATCCTCTTGTTGCGTCTGGCAGGCTTCGCCACCGCTTGGCGCGCACGTGAGCGCCTGGCCCGGGGCGAGTTGCCGGAGCGTGAAATGCTCCAGGGCCTGATGATGGCCATCGCCGGTGGCCTGCTGTTCCTGCCGGGTTTTCTCAGCGATATCGTGGCGTTGCTGGTGCTGTTCCCGCCGACTCGCCGGCTGTTCCTCAACTTCCTCGGCCGCCGTGTCGAAGCCCAGGCCCAACGCCGTCGGGCTTTTGCCGACGACCTGCGTCAACAGCAGGAGCGCCACGCCGGATCACAACGACCGAACGTGATCGAGGGCGAGTGGGAACGCCGCGACAAGTGA
- a CDS encoding co-chaperone GroES, translating to MKLRPLHDRVVIRRSEEETKTAGGIVLPGSAAEKPNRGEVVAVGTGRVLDNGEVRALAVKVGDKVVFGPYSGSNTVKVDGEDLLVMSENEILAVVEA from the coding sequence ATGAAGCTTCGTCCTCTGCATGACCGCGTCGTGATTCGTCGCAGCGAAGAAGAAACCAAAACCGCAGGCGGTATCGTCCTGCCGGGCTCCGCTGCCGAAAAGCCGAACCGTGGCGAAGTCGTCGCTGTTGGCACTGGCCGCGTTCTGGACAACGGCGAAGTCCGCGCCCTGGCCGTCAAGGTCGGTGACAAGGTCGTATTCGGCCCTTACTCCGGCAGCAACACCGTCAAGGTTGACGGTGAAGACCTGCTGGTGATGAGCGAGAACGAAATCCTCGCCGTCGTCGAAGCCTGA
- the groL gene encoding chaperonin GroEL (60 kDa chaperone family; promotes refolding of misfolded polypeptides especially under stressful conditions; forms two stacked rings of heptamers to form a barrel-shaped 14mer; ends can be capped by GroES; misfolded proteins enter the barrel where they are refolded when GroES binds), with protein MAAKEVKFGDSARKKMLTGVNVLADAVKATLGPKGRNVVLEKSFGAPTITKDGVSVAKEIELKDRFENMGAQLVKDVASKANDEAGDGTTTATVLAQAIVNEGLKAVAAGMNPMDLKRGIDKATIAVVAELKSLAKPCTDFKAIAQVGTISANSDSSIGAIIAEAMEKVGKEGVITVEEGSGLENELSVVEGMQFDRGYLSPYFINKPDTMVAELDSPMLLLVDKKISNIRELLPVLEGVAKAGRPLLIVAEDVEGEALATLVVNNMRGIVKVAAVKAPGFGDRRKAMLQDIAILTGGTVISEEVGLSLETATLEHLGNAKRVVLNKENTTIIDGAGQQADIEARVAQIRKQVEDTTSDYDKEKLQERLAKLAGGVAVIKVGAGTEVEMKEKKARVEDALHATRAAVEEGVVPGGGVALVRALQAISELKGENEDQNVGITLLRRAVEAPLRQIVANAGGEPSVVVDKVKQGSGNYGFNAASDEYGDMIEMGILDPAKVTRSALQAAASIGGLMITTEAMIAEVVEDKPAPAMPDMGGMGGMGGMM; from the coding sequence ATGGCTGCTAAAGAAGTTAAGTTCGGCGACTCCGCTCGCAAGAAGATGCTCACCGGCGTCAACGTCCTGGCTGACGCGGTAAAAGCGACCCTCGGCCCGAAAGGCCGTAACGTGGTCCTGGAAAAGAGCTTCGGCGCTCCGACCATCACCAAGGACGGCGTTTCCGTTGCCAAGGAAATCGAGCTGAAGGACCGCTTCGAGAACATGGGCGCGCAGCTGGTCAAGGACGTTGCGTCCAAGGCCAACGACGAGGCCGGTGACGGCACCACCACCGCCACCGTTCTGGCCCAGGCCATCGTCAACGAAGGCCTGAAAGCCGTCGCTGCCGGCATGAACCCGATGGATCTGAAGCGCGGCATCGACAAGGCGACCATCGCCGTTGTTGCCGAACTGAAGAGCCTGGCCAAGCCGTGCACCGACTTCAAGGCCATCGCACAGGTCGGCACCATCTCCGCCAACTCCGACAGCTCCATCGGCGCGATCATCGCAGAAGCCATGGAAAAGGTCGGTAAAGAAGGCGTCATCACCGTTGAAGAAGGCTCGGGCCTGGAAAACGAACTGTCCGTCGTAGAAGGCATGCAGTTCGACCGCGGCTACCTGTCGCCGTACTTCATCAACAAGCCGGACACCATGGTCGCCGAGCTGGACAGCCCGATGCTGCTGCTGGTCGACAAGAAGATCTCCAACATCCGCGAACTGCTGCCGGTGCTGGAAGGCGTGGCCAAAGCCGGTCGTCCGCTGCTGATCGTCGCTGAAGACGTCGAAGGCGAAGCCCTGGCTACCCTGGTCGTCAACAACATGCGCGGTATCGTCAAGGTCGCGGCCGTCAAGGCGCCTGGCTTCGGCGATCGTCGCAAGGCCATGCTGCAGGACATCGCCATCCTGACCGGCGGTACCGTGATTTCCGAAGAAGTCGGCCTGAGCCTGGAAACCGCTACCCTGGAGCATCTGGGTAACGCCAAGCGCGTCGTGCTGAACAAGGAAAACACCACCATCATCGACGGTGCTGGTCAGCAGGCGGACATCGAAGCCCGCGTTGCACAGATCCGCAAGCAGGTCGAAGACACCACCTCCGACTACGACAAAGAGAAGCTGCAAGAGCGTCTGGCCAAGCTGGCTGGCGGTGTTGCCGTGATCAAGGTCGGTGCCGGTACTGAAGTCGAGATGAAAGAGAAGAAGGCCCGTGTCGAAGACGCCCTGCACGCAACTCGTGCAGCCGTCGAAGAAGGCGTGGTGCCTGGCGGTGGCGTTGCCCTGGTGCGTGCGCTGCAGGCCATCTCCGAGCTCAAGGGCGAGAACGAAGACCAGAACGTCGGCATCACGCTGCTGCGTCGCGCTGTTGAAGCGCCGCTGCGTCAGATCGTCGCCAACGCCGGTGGCGAGCCGAGCGTCGTGGTTGACAAGGTCAAGCAGGGCTCGGGCAACTACGGCTTCAACGCTGCCTCCGACGAGTACGGCGACATGATCGAGATGGGCATCCTCGACCCGGCCAAGGTCACCCGTTCTGCTCTGCAGGCCGCGGCGTCCATTGGCGGTCTGATGATCACCACCGAAGCCATGATCGCCGAAGTGGTCGAAGACAAGCCGGCCCCGGCTATGCCGGACATGGGCGGCATGGGTGGTATGGGCGGCATGATGTAA
- a CDS encoding multidrug efflux RND transporter permease subunit gives MAFTDPFIRRPVLASVISLLIVLLGFQAFNSLVIRQYPQMESALITVTTAYPGANAETIQGYITQPLQQSLASAEGVDYMTSVSQQNLSVISVYARIGADTDRLYTELLSQANSVKNQLPQNAEDPVLNKQAADSTALMYISFYSEQLTNPQITDYLSRVIQPKLATLPGMAEAEILGNQVFAMRLWLDPVKLAAYGLSASDVNEAVRKYNFLSAAGEVKGQYVVTSINADTELKTPEAFAAIPLKTRGDSRVLLGDVARVEMGAESYNAISSFDGIPSVYIGVKGTPSANPLDVISEVRKIMPQIESQLPPSLKVTIAYDATRFIQASIDEVVKTLAEAVVIVIVVVFLFLGSLRSVLIPVVTIPLSMIGVMFFMQTMGYSINLLTLLAMVLAIGLVVDDAIVVVENIHRHIEEGKTPFQAAIDGAREIAMPVVTMTITLAAVYAPIGFLQGLTGALFQEFALTLAGAVLISGIVALTLSPMMCSRLLRHEENPTGLAHRLDLLFDRLKVRYQRALHGTLNTRPVVLVFAVIVLGLIPVLLKFTESELAPEEDQGIIFMMASSPQTANLDYLNAYTDQFLEIFKSFPEYYSWFQINGFNGVQSGIGGFLMKPWDERERTQMEVLPLVQAKIDKIPGLQVFGFNLPSLPGTGEGLPFQFVINTANDYESLLQVAERIKQKAEASGKFAFLDIDLAFDKPEIVVDIDREKAAQMGVSMEDLGVTLATLLGESEINRFTIEGRSYKVIAQVEQAYRDNPGWLSNYYVKNDRDEMLPLSTLIEVHDRARPTQLSQFQQLNAATIQGFPIVSMGEAIDTLRSIAQEEAPQGFTFDYAGASRQYIQEGTALYTTFALALAVIFLVLAAQFESFRDPLVILVTVPLSICGALVPLFLGLSSMNIYTQVGLVTLIGLISKHGIMIVEFANQLRQERGLSRREAVEEAAAIRLRPVLMTTAATVFGMVPLILASGAGAVSRFDIGMVIATGMTVGTVFTLFVLPAVYTLLASPDRAPASEAVA, from the coding sequence ATGGCTTTTACCGATCCATTCATTCGCCGCCCGGTGCTGGCCAGCGTGATCAGCCTGCTGATCGTGCTGCTCGGCTTCCAGGCGTTCAACAGCCTGGTGATTCGCCAATATCCGCAAATGGAAAGCGCGTTGATCACGGTGACCACCGCCTATCCGGGGGCCAACGCCGAAACCATCCAGGGCTATATCACTCAACCGTTGCAACAGAGTCTGGCCAGCGCCGAAGGCGTGGACTACATGACCTCGGTGAGCCAGCAGAACCTCTCGGTCATCTCGGTTTACGCACGCATCGGCGCCGATACCGACCGGCTCTACACCGAACTGTTGAGCCAGGCCAACTCGGTGAAGAATCAGCTGCCGCAGAACGCCGAGGATCCGGTGCTGAACAAGCAGGCCGCCGATTCCACCGCGCTCATGTACATCAGCTTCTATAGCGAACAGCTGACCAACCCGCAGATCACCGATTATCTGTCGCGGGTGATCCAGCCGAAGCTGGCCACCCTACCCGGAATGGCCGAGGCTGAAATCCTCGGCAACCAGGTCTTCGCGATGCGCCTCTGGCTGGACCCGGTGAAGCTCGCCGCCTATGGCCTTTCCGCAAGCGATGTGAACGAGGCAGTGCGCAAGTACAACTTCCTCTCTGCCGCTGGCGAGGTTAAGGGGCAATACGTCGTCACCAGTATCAACGCCGACACCGAACTGAAGACGCCCGAAGCGTTCGCCGCCATCCCGCTGAAGACCCGAGGCGACAGCCGCGTGCTGCTCGGCGACGTGGCGCGCGTGGAGATGGGCGCCGAAAGCTACAACGCCATCAGCTCTTTCGATGGCATACCTTCGGTCTACATCGGTGTAAAAGGCACCCCGAGCGCCAACCCGCTGGATGTGATCAGCGAAGTGCGCAAGATCATGCCGCAGATCGAATCGCAGCTACCGCCCAGTCTGAAAGTCACCATCGCCTATGACGCCACGCGCTTCATCCAGGCTTCCATCGATGAGGTGGTGAAGACCCTCGCCGAAGCGGTGGTGATCGTCATCGTGGTGGTATTCCTGTTCCTGGGGTCGCTGCGTTCGGTACTGATCCCGGTGGTCACCATCCCGCTTTCGATGATCGGCGTGATGTTCTTCATGCAGACCATGGGCTACTCGATCAATCTGCTGACGCTGCTGGCCATGGTGTTGGCGATCGGACTGGTGGTGGACGATGCGATCGTGGTGGTGGAAAACATCCACCGTCACATCGAGGAAGGCAAGACGCCGTTCCAGGCAGCTATCGACGGTGCGCGCGAGATCGCCATGCCGGTGGTCACGATGACCATCACCCTGGCGGCGGTCTACGCGCCGATCGGCTTTCTGCAGGGCCTGACCGGTGCGTTGTTTCAGGAATTCGCGCTGACGTTGGCCGGTGCGGTGCTGATATCCGGCATAGTCGCACTGACGCTGTCGCCGATGATGTGCTCGCGCCTGCTACGTCATGAAGAGAATCCGACGGGCCTGGCGCACCGGCTGGATCTGCTCTTCGATCGACTGAAAGTACGCTATCAGCGCGCCCTGCACGGCACGCTGAATACCCGTCCGGTGGTGCTGGTTTTCGCCGTGATCGTGCTGGGACTGATTCCGGTCCTGCTCAAATTCACCGAAAGCGAGCTGGCACCCGAAGAAGACCAGGGCATCATCTTCATGATGGCCAGCTCGCCGCAAACGGCCAACCTCGATTACCTGAACGCCTATACCGACCAGTTCCTGGAGATCTTCAAGTCGTTCCCGGAGTACTACTCCTGGTTCCAGATCAACGGTTTCAACGGCGTACAGAGCGGCATCGGCGGGTTCCTGATGAAGCCGTGGGACGAGCGCGAGCGCACGCAGATGGAAGTGCTCCCGCTGGTGCAGGCGAAGATCGACAAAATCCCCGGTCTGCAGGTGTTCGGCTTCAACCTGCCCTCCCTGCCCGGCACCGGCGAAGGACTGCCGTTCCAGTTCGTGATCAACACCGCGAACGACTACGAGTCGCTGCTGCAGGTCGCCGAGCGCATCAAGCAAAAGGCCGAGGCGTCCGGCAAGTTCGCCTTCCTGGATATCGATCTGGCCTTCGACAAACCGGAGATCGTCGTCGACATCGACCGTGAAAAAGCGGCGCAAATGGGCGTCTCGATGGAAGATCTCGGCGTGACCCTGGCGACGTTGCTCGGCGAAAGCGAAATCAACCGGTTCACCATCGAAGGTCGCAGCTACAAGGTGATCGCCCAGGTCGAACAGGCCTACCGGGACAACCCGGGCTGGCTGAGCAATTACTACGTGAAGAACGACCGGGACGAGATGCTGCCGCTGTCCACCCTGATCGAGGTCCATGACCGCGCACGGCCGACCCAGCTCAGCCAGTTTCAGCAGCTCAACGCGGCGACCATTCAGGGCTTCCCGATCGTCAGCATGGGCGAAGCCATCGATACGCTGCGCAGCATCGCTCAGGAGGAGGCGCCACAGGGCTTCACGTTCGACTACGCTGGTGCGTCGCGTCAGTACATCCAGGAAGGTACCGCCCTCTACACGACCTTCGCGCTTGCGCTGGCTGTTATCTTCCTGGTGCTGGCAGCGCAGTTCGAGAGTTTCCGCGATCCGTTGGTGATCCTGGTCACCGTACCGCTGTCCATCTGCGGGGCGCTGGTTCCGCTGTTCCTCGGCCTGTCGAGCATGAACATCTACACCCAGGTCGGGCTGGTGACGTTGATTGGGTTGATCAGCAAACACGGCATCATGATCGTCGAGTTCGCCAACCAACTGCGCCAGGAGCGCGGGTTGAGCCGCCGCGAGGCGGTGGAGGAAGCCGCGGCGATTCGACTGCGACCGGTGCTGATGACCACGGCGGCGACCGTGTTCGGCATGGTGCCGCTAATCCTGGCCAGTGGTGCGGGAGCGGTGAGCCGCTTCGATATCGGGATGGTGATCGCCACGGGCATGACGGTCGGCACGGTGTTCACCTTGTTCGTCCTGCCGGCCGTCTACACCCTGCTGGCGAGCCCGGATCGCGCACCAGCTTCCGAAGCCGTCGCGTAA
- a CDS encoding efflux RND transporter periplasmic adaptor subunit has protein sequence MLRRMLLMLGAVIVVVLILAALKFNSIYSQIQQFKAPKPPIDVEVVEASRQPWQSRLPAIGTLTASQGIDLSVEIAGTISAVQFRSGEKVSKGQPIVLLDSEIEQASLAAAEADLHLAKVEFQRAASLVDRQAISRSEYDRLNAESQKAAATVAQLKASLAKKRILAPFSGTIGIRQVDVGDFVAAGTPIATLQHLSTLFVDFYLAEQQVPLLAIDQPVRLQVAAFPGEHFEGRIVALNPKVETTTRNVQVRAELANPGERLLPGMFADLQVLLPSEEPQVVVPETAITYTLYGNSVLVVKEGQPPEPEEGTEAPERSGPYLVVERRFVETGERRDGRVVILKGLEAGEQVVIAGQLKLDTGAHVAIAEKRTLELEPNSGSDAR, from the coding sequence ATGTTGCGCCGCATGCTGCTCATGCTCGGCGCGGTGATCGTCGTTGTACTGATCCTCGCCGCCCTGAAGTTCAATTCGATCTACTCGCAAATCCAGCAATTCAAGGCACCCAAGCCGCCGATCGATGTCGAGGTCGTCGAGGCCAGCCGCCAGCCCTGGCAGAGCCGGCTCCCGGCGATCGGTACGCTCACGGCGTCCCAGGGCATTGATCTGTCGGTTGAAATTGCCGGCACCATCAGCGCCGTGCAGTTCCGCTCGGGTGAAAAGGTAAGCAAGGGCCAGCCGATCGTGCTGCTCGACAGTGAAATCGAGCAGGCTAGCCTGGCCGCCGCCGAAGCCGACCTGCACCTGGCGAAGGTGGAGTTTCAGCGCGCAGCCAGCCTGGTCGATCGCCAGGCCATCTCACGCAGCGAGTACGATCGGCTCAACGCCGAGTCGCAGAAGGCCGCTGCCACGGTTGCACAGTTGAAGGCCAGCCTGGCGAAGAAGCGCATTCTGGCGCCCTTCTCCGGAACCATCGGTATCCGTCAGGTGGATGTCGGTGATTTTGTCGCCGCCGGCACGCCGATCGCCACGCTGCAGCACCTGTCGACCCTGTTCGTCGACTTCTATCTGGCCGAACAGCAGGTGCCCTTGCTTGCCATCGACCAGCCCGTACGGCTCCAGGTCGCCGCGTTTCCCGGCGAGCATTTCGAGGGCAGGATCGTCGCCCTGAACCCCAAGGTGGAAACCACCACCCGCAACGTGCAGGTCCGCGCAGAGCTGGCCAACCCCGGCGAGCGCCTGCTGCCCGGTATGTTCGCCGACCTGCAGGTGCTGTTGCCCAGTGAAGAGCCCCAGGTCGTCGTGCCGGAGACGGCTATCACCTACACGCTATATGGCAACTCCGTGCTGGTGGTGAAGGAAGGCCAGCCGCCCGAACCCGAAGAAGGCACCGAAGCGCCCGAGCGCAGCGGCCCCTATCTGGTCGTGGAACGTCGCTTCGTCGAGACCGGCGAACGTCGTGACGGTCGCGTGGTGATCCTCAAAGGGCTCGAGGCGGGCGAGCAGGTGGTCATCGCCGGCCAGCTCAAACTCGACACCGGGGCCCACGTTGCGATCGCCGAGAAGCGCACGCTCGAACTCGAGCCAAACAGCGGGTCCGACGCCCGCTGA
- a CDS encoding methyl-accepting chemotaxis protein, with product MLLKNSLRAQLLALIGGSLLMTLVIALASFSFLSDDISAFQKLLKGPIEASRLINEANLEFKTQVQEWKNVLLRGKSPENLNKYWQSFEEQERKVQTLLETLAQASRHDQRLASQIQGLRDEHRKLGAAYRSGREAFLSAGGDPIAGDAAVKGIDRATSEQLSELVVQLRDAAQHSSEEISRGAEQAIITGSLIMLAAGALISLLSLWLVNRNLVAPISHLIEHIAKLSQGNFGERVDASRKDELGRLAVAANVLRDFLAETFIRLQRSTSDLDSASGELNAIATLMGQGTREQFSRTDQVATAMHEMSATAQEVARHAAEAARAADTADHSAQQGESMMRSTIQTITLMRGEIVNTADVIRRLEADSGRIGKVLEVIRGIADQTNLLALNAAIEAARAGDAGRGFAVVADEVRTLARRTADSTAEIHQIIDTVQTGAVDAVRAIESGQSRSDEGVEQVTEAGGMLRRITEEVEAIRDMNRQIATAAEEQTSVAEDISRNLTEITAIATTNQDNVERTEKASQNLHDLSAQLSEVTHRLAG from the coding sequence ATGCTCCTGAAAAACTCCCTGCGTGCTCAGCTGCTGGCGCTTATCGGCGGTAGCTTGTTGATGACCCTGGTCATCGCCTTGGCCAGCTTCTCGTTTCTCTCCGACGACATCTCCGCTTTCCAAAAGCTGCTCAAGGGCCCAATCGAGGCCTCGCGCCTTATCAATGAAGCCAATCTCGAGTTCAAGACCCAGGTCCAGGAATGGAAGAACGTGCTGCTGCGCGGCAAGTCGCCGGAAAACCTGAACAAGTACTGGCAGAGCTTCGAAGAGCAGGAACGCAAGGTCCAGACGTTGCTCGAGACGCTCGCCCAAGCGAGCCGCCACGACCAGAGGCTGGCGAGCCAGATTCAGGGCTTGCGCGATGAACATCGAAAGCTGGGTGCAGCCTATCGAAGCGGCCGCGAAGCGTTCCTGTCCGCTGGCGGCGATCCCATTGCCGGCGATGCCGCGGTCAAGGGCATTGACCGGGCCACCAGCGAGCAGCTCAGCGAACTGGTCGTGCAACTGCGTGACGCCGCGCAGCACAGCTCCGAAGAGATCAGCCGTGGCGCTGAGCAGGCGATCATCACGGGTTCGCTGATCATGCTTGCCGCGGGCGCGCTGATCAGCCTGCTCAGCCTGTGGCTGGTCAATCGCAACCTGGTCGCCCCTATCAGCCACTTGATCGAGCACATCGCCAAGCTCAGCCAGGGCAACTTCGGCGAGCGCGTCGATGCATCCCGTAAGGACGAACTGGGGCGTCTGGCCGTCGCGGCCAATGTGCTGCGCGATTTCCTTGCCGAAACCTTCATCCGCCTGCAACGCAGCACCTCGGATCTGGACAGCGCCAGCGGCGAATTGAATGCCATCGCGACCTTGATGGGCCAGGGCACTCGCGAGCAGTTCTCGCGTACCGATCAGGTCGCCACCGCCATGCACGAGATGTCGGCGACCGCGCAGGAAGTCGCCCGCCACGCAGCCGAAGCCGCACGCGCGGCGGATACGGCCGATCATTCGGCGCAACAGGGCGAGAGCATGATGCGTTCCACCATCCAGACGATCACGCTCATGCGCGGCGAGATCGTCAACACGGCCGACGTCATACGGCGCCTGGAGGCGGACAGCGGTCGGATTGGCAAAGTGCTGGAAGTGATACGTGGCATTGCCGACCAGACCAACCTGCTGGCGCTCAATGCGGCCATCGAAGCCGCCCGCGCCGGTGATGCCGGCCGCGGGTTCGCCGTGGTTGCCGATGAGGTGAGGACGCTGGCCAGGCGTACCGCCGACTCGACCGCCGAAATCCATCAGATCATCGACACGGTGCAAACCGGCGCGGTGGATGCGGTGCGTGCGATCGAAAGCGGTCAGAGCCGCAGCGACGAAGGCGTCGAACAGGTGACGGAAGCAGGCGGCATGCTTCGGCGTATCACCGAGGAGGTCGAAGCGATCCGGGATATGAACCGGCAGATCGCTACCGCCGCCGAAGAGCAAACGTCGGTGGCCGAGGATATTTCACGCAACCTGACCGAAATCACCGCCATCGCCACCACCAACCAGGACAACGTCGAGCGCACCGAAAAGGCCAGCCAGAACCTGCACGACCTGTCCGCCCAGCTCAGTGAAGTGACGCACCGCCTCGCCGGCTGA